The genomic DNA GCACTTGATAGATGCCGTTTGCCGAAACCCCCGAATCGTCGATCAAAAACGTCCTTATCACCAGCGACGCCAACGGCACCAAAGCCCCGTAGGTCAAATTTACAAATCCGTGCGAAGTTGCATCTTTAAAGTTGCTTTTTTCAATTCCAAAGCTAAAAACGTTCTTAAACGTTTCTACTTTGTTTAGGTACAAAATATAAAATAGGAACAACAATACTGAACTGGCCAATATCCCGAAGAACGCTCCCGTCAGGCCAAAGTAATAGGTCAGCACAATAACCGTCAATTGCCCGAGCAGGGTGGCCCATATCCCGGCTTTGGTGTATATGTCGTAGCGGTTTCTCGCAAAAAAGATCGCTTCGATAAAATTCGTCGAAACCACTGAAAATGGAATGGCTAACAACGTGATGATAAAATAGTTCGAATTTTCGGCACTGCCGAAAAAGTACGCTGCCAGCGGTCTTGCCCCAATTATTCCGATAGTCATCAAGACCACTATTGCAATCAACTGCGCGGTAAAGATCGTCGAAAAAAGCTGTTTCGTTTTTTTGTCGTCGTTGTTAGCGTAATTGAAGCTGAGACGATTTATTAGGCCATTTACGAGTCCGAGCGAGCCGAATGAGGTTCCCAAAAGCAATATTTGGTTTGCCTGCGCAAGAATTCCAATGCCGGCGGTCCCGAGCAGAAGCGATGTCACCTTGGCCCTGGCCCAGCCCGTCAGGAGACGGACGATCGTCAATCCCGCCGTATTTAGAGTTGCCCGAAAAAATTCAAACGCGCTTGACCCTGCTTTTACCGGCGTGACACTTTCGGACATGGTTCTTATCCCCTACGTTTTGCGGAGGTCAATATGTTGGTGTAGATATCCGTGATCTCTTTCATTTGGTGATCGGACGCGAATCGTTTTCGAACGAATTCACTCGCACGCGCTCCAAGTTCGGTCCACAATTGCGGGGATGCGGCCAGATAGGACATCTTTTCGGCCAGATCGTCCGAACTATTCGATTCGCATAACAACCCCGTCTTTCCGTCGACAACGGACATCTCAGCACCCGAAAAGTCCGTACAAATCACAGGAAGTCCCGCCGCCTGTGCAATTATCATCGTCAAAGCTGGCCCGGCCTCGTCATCTCCATTTTTCGCGACGACCGATGGCAAAACAAAAATGTCATGCGAAGTGAGAGCTTTGCGATAAATGTCCGGGAAATCCGAACGCAATTCGGTGTCGATGATCGTCGTGTGATTAACGAGACCGCGTTTTTCGATCTCTGCATCGATCTTACCCTTCAACGGCCCGTAACCTATCATCGTCAAATGGACCTTCCTTCCTGAACGCACCAGTTTTTCAAAAGATGCAAGCAAATAGGTATACCCTTTCTTTTCTACAAATCTGGCACAGATCAAAAATCTCGTAGTTTCAGTCGGAATCCGCGGCTGATAGTCGTAAAAATCAAGATCGACAGGGATTCGCCATACGTGGACCTTATCGGGGTCGCAACCGATCTTTGTCATTCTCTCTTTAACGGATTCGCTAAGAACAATGATCGCATCCGTGTACCTAAACATCTCCTGATACCGGGCAACCCAATCCGGCCTTTGCAGGAGCGTGCTGGCATCAAACCCGTAAAATGAAACGACCAACGGCAACCCGCTTTTCCTGATCAGCGGCAGTATTCTGACGCCGGTCTCGCCAAAATGAGCGTGGACAAGTTCACCGCCCTGCTCACGCACTTTGTTCAGACACCACTTGTTGAATCTTAGCCAAATTAACCGCTCCGAAAATTTGTCTTTCAAACGCCCGAAAAACGTGTACGACCCTGCAGTGCCGACATCCGCTTTCAAGAGATACGACGTGTGGGGCGGAAGCATCGAACCGTTATCAGCGAGACGGGCCGCCAGCAGCGTCGAGCCCCAACGATCTCGGTGTTCGAGAAGGTACGTATGGGGTTCGGCAAAAAGTCCGGGGGTAAAGGTGCTCCAGATGTGTACGATCGATCTGCGTTTGTTCGGTTTCGACACTGACATTTATTAGCCGGACCCTTTTGGAACTGATGCGGCGGCAATCAGTGTCTTGGTCAGGATGGTTGGATTTTGTTCGTCCGCGCCTCGTTCCACTAGGTAGATGAATTTCAAACAACTCTGCCATATCGCCTGGCCAAGATTAAATATCCCGCGTTTTAGACCCTTCCTGATCGAGCGGGTGCCAAATAATTTGTCGACCTGAAAGCCTGCGTCCTGCAGTGCACTTCGCAAACTGTGCTCGGTAAACACAAAATTGATCGGATAATCCTTATTCTTGATGTACGAACCGGTCATCGGCGCCCCATTAAATACCTCAACAATAAGTATGCCGCCCGGCGACAAACCTGTTCTTATTGCTTTCAGATAAGGGATAAGCGTTTCGTTCGAAAAGTAATATATTACGTCCTTAGCAATTATCAGTTCATATTTTCCGATTCCTCATTCAAGAATCCGGCAACATCGTTTATCACCTCGGCCCGTATTCCCAGTTTTTCCCTAACGCCGGCGATCGATCTTCCGTCGATATCGACACCCGTCAATTGGGCGAAACCGAGCCCACTCAAATATTCCAAAAACCGCCCGCTGCCGCAGCCGATGTCAAGGATGCGAGCAGACCTGTCGCCAGGCAGTAGATCGGAATAATTTACTGCGAGGTCGTCAAATCTCGCAGCAGCTATAAGGTCGGCATTCATTATTTTTCGCAAACCAAACAAAGAAACTGTCCGACATTTTGAAATCTCGGGTTCATCGACAAGCGCCTATCCCAATTGAATAACCGCTCATAAAGAGACGACCCGAATCTGCCCAACAGCGTTACAAACAATCCCTGCGGAACGATCGAAAGCGGAAAAGACTGCTTCACGGTCAAACCAGCTTTTTCACATTGCCGTTCCCAATTGCTCTTTCTCTGACTCCACAATTCATCCGACCAGCTTTTGTATTCACCGTGCGGTTTCGGAAAGGGAAACTGCGGAAAAGCCGTACGAAAGGTCTTCCAGTTGTTGATGTTATGCCCGTTCCCGGCCGAATGATCGAGCGGCTCACCGATTTCTGCCGGCAGACCTGACGATTTTCGCTTTGGCAAAACCCTGCTCAAAATTCGCTGTGCAAAGTCAGCGTAAAACATGATCGGGTAGACCGCCGACCAGCCGAACGTCGGCACGGTCGCGATCATTCGCCCGTTCGGTTTAAGAATGCGTTTGATCTCACGCAGGC from Acidobacteriota bacterium includes the following:
- a CDS encoding glycosyltransferase — its product is MSVSKPNKRRSIVHIWSTFTPGLFAEPHTYLLEHRDRWGSTLLAARLADNGSMLPPHTSYLLKADVGTAGSYTFFGRLKDKFSERLIWLRFNKWCLNKVREQGGELVHAHFGETGVRILPLIRKSGLPLVVSFYGFDASTLLQRPDWVARYQEMFRYTDAIIVLSESVKERMTKIGCDPDKVHVWRIPVDLDFYDYQPRIPTETTRFLICARFVEKKGYTYLLASFEKLVRSGRKVHLTMIGYGPLKGKIDAEIEKRGLVNHTTIIDTELRSDFPDIYRKALTSHDIFVLPSVVAKNGDDEAGPALTMIIAQAAGLPVICTDFSGAEMSVVDGKTGLLCESNSSDDLAEKMSYLAASPQLWTELGARASEFVRKRFASDHQMKEITDIYTNILTSAKRRG
- a CDS encoding class I SAM-dependent methyltransferase; its protein translation is MNADLIAAARFDDLAVNYSDLLPGDRSARILDIGCGSGRFLEYLSGLGFAQLTGVDIDGRSIAGVREKLGIRAEVINDVAGFLNEESENMN
- a CDS encoding class I SAM-dependent methyltransferase; translation: MLSDKHADWLEHFVTTLSASPDLQTWGGHTKWRMAEMEMICERVEIGEVASLLEIGCGNAFGGAYLASHTDNLVVSDLPMVLHAAHSIGLTKAKKLLERLEVKTHSVVGCSGEDMPFEDNSFDIVFSLYNLEHIPDRGRCLREIKRILKPNGRMIATVPTFGWSAVYPIMFYADFAQRILSRVLPKRKSSGLPAEIGEPLDHSAGNGHNINNWKTFRTAFPQFPFPKPHGEYKSWSDELWSQRKSNWERQCEKAGLTVKQSFPLSIVPQGLFVTLLGRFGSSLYERLFNWDRRLSMNPRFQNVGQFLCLVCEK